The genomic stretch TTTATGGAAAAATTGCGGCATATTAATCCTTGAAGAGATCCCCCCAGTCCCTCTTTTCAAGGGGGATTGAAAGGGATTTCTCAAGATAAATTTTAACTGAGATCTTGCAGCATTCGTGAAAGAGTCAAGTGGGAATGGGTTTGAGAATAATTTCAAAGCCATGACGAGCAGCAATATCGGCACTAATTTGAAGATACCTGAGAAGTTTCAACCAAAGGACAGAAGGGAATAAAACAGAAAGGGTTAAATCACAGGTAGCTTTCCAGTCCAAGATGGGAGGAAACGACCATTGATCAATCCAATGAGCCAAAAGATAAGAAAGCAGAGAGAGGATAAGCCAACGATAAACGCCAAGTTTTGTAGATTGCCCAAAACAATGCAAACCAAAGCGATGTTTGATGGTTTTGAAGAATCCCTCAATCGCCCAACGCTTACGACCTAACATCACCAGATAAGCGCCAGAATAAGGATGAGAAGAGACCACAAAGCGTAACTCCCGTTTACTATCGGCTCTTTTGAGCCAGAACCAAGAGATCGTCAAAGGCGTACTTAGCCCTTCCAGTAAAATTAGTTGTCCACGTTTGCCATGGGGATAAAGTTGTTTGACGGTACGTCCATCTTGAAGTTTACGATTGTTGCGGACACCGACAACGATGCGCCAAGACTTGGCGCGGACAGCATTGAAAAACTTCACCGTACTAAACTCAGTATCAGCAAGGACAATCACAGTCTTGCCTTGGGTTAGTTGCTTGGGTACTGTCCCCAATAACTTACAAGCTAAGTCAGAGGGACTGGAGTATCCTTTGCCGCGCCATACTCTAAAACTCCATGGTACGCGCCACTCTCCATAGACCAGATACAGTACAACCAGATGTAGTCCTCGCTTTCCGTTGAGGATTCTCACCCATGGGTCTGGTTCGTTTGGGGTGGGATTGCTCAAATGTAAAAACTTGCCGCTTTTTTCTAAGGTGGTCAGGTCTATCAGTATCTTTAATGGCACTCTCTTCGATGGGCGATGCTTGGCGATTTGCCCCAAAATTGACAGCCTTGTTGCTCGAATTAGTCCTCTTGTTGACCAGTTATAGTGATTGAGAAATCGGCTTAATGCACTCGCTGATTTTACCTGTGTATGTTCTGGATAGGGATGCCCTTGCGCTTCCAGAAATAGCCCTAATATTGCATTCAGACTTGCTTTTTGATACACACTTGGCATCAGACAAATTAGGCTATACACTAAACCTTGGGCGTGCTTAACGATGCTTTCCATAATCGTTATTTAATTTACTACTACGCCCTTTTTTTCACATCTTTACTCTCTTTGCAACCCCTTTCCAGAATGGTGCAAGTTCTCAGTTAACTAATAAATTTTAACTAATTTCTAAATGAAACTATGACAGATCACCTATCAAAAGAGCCTACTGACCTCTCCCAACCAGAGACTTGGCAATTGCGGCTCTATGTAGCGGGGCAAACCCCTAAATCTCTGGTGGCTTTT from Pseudanabaena sp. Chao 1811 encodes the following:
- a CDS encoding transposase, whose amino-acid sequence is MESIVKHAQGLVYSLICLMPSVYQKASLNAILGLFLEAQGHPYPEHTQVKSASALSRFLNHYNWSTRGLIRATRLSILGQIAKHRPSKRVPLKILIDLTTLEKSGKFLHLSNPTPNEPDPWVRILNGKRGLHLVVLYLVYGEWRVPWSFRVWRGKGYSSPSDLACKLLGTVPKQLTQGKTVIVLADTEFSTVKFFNAVRAKSWRIVVGVRNNRKLQDGRTVKQLYPHGKRGQLILLEGLSTPLTISWFWLKRADSKRELRFVVSSHPYSGAYLVMLGRKRWAIEGFFKTIKHRFGLHCFGQSTKLGVYRWLILSLLSYLLAHWIDQWSFPPILDWKATCDLTLSVLFPSVLWLKLLRYLQISADIAARHGFEIILKPIPT